One window of the Pan troglodytes isolate AG18354 chromosome 12, NHGRI_mPanTro3-v2.0_pri, whole genome shotgun sequence genome contains the following:
- the SRD5A2 gene encoding 3-oxo-5-alpha-steroid 4-dehydrogenase 2 isoform X1 — MTSQGMPRTANHCQKLGTLKTFVYSLLNRGRPYPAILILRGIAFCTGNGVLQGYYLIYCAEYPDGWYTDIRFSLACLPVVLLFITSWLQDVDCSSRHYIWQSRQEERRSVFLFILGMGINIHSDYILRQLRKPGEISYRIPQGGLFTYVSGANFLGEIIEWIGYALATWSLPALAFAFFSLCFLGLRAFHHHRFYLKMFEDYPKSRKALIPFIF; from the exons GACATTTGTGTACTCACTGCTCAATCGAGGGAGGCCTTATCCAGCTATACTCATTCTCAGAGGCATTGCCTTCTGCACTGGAAATGGAGTCCTTCAAGGCTACTATCTGATTTACTGTGCTGAATACCCTGATGGGTGGTACACAGACATACGGTTTAGCTTGG CATGTTTACCTGTGGTCCTCTTATTCATCACTTCATGGTTGCAAGATGTTGACTGTAGCTCAAGGCATTACATCTGGCAatcaagacaggaagaaagacGAA gtgtcttcttatttattttgggaaTGGGAATAAACATTCATAGTGACTATATATTGCGCCAGCTCAGGAAGCCTGGAGAAATCAGCTACAGGATTCCACAAG GTGGCTTGTTTACGTATGTTTCTGGAGCCAATTTCCTCGGTGAGATCATTGAATGGATCGGCTATGCCCTGGCCACTTGGTCCCTCCCAGCActtgcatttgcatttttctcactttgtttccTTGGGCTGCGAGCTTTTCACCACCATAG GTTCTACCTCAAGATGTTTGAGGACTACCCCAAATCTCGGAAAGCCCTTATTCCATTCATCTTTTAA